One region of Anaeromyxobacter paludicola genomic DNA includes:
- a CDS encoding carbohydrate porin, translating into MPTRPPRLLGAALLLASLLAPLAALAEPSPVGERPALGQGAPAPAAGEPSPWTASFQSTYVLQRKAGFQAAYTGPNSLVTAPETGYTLTATLFLGVRPWPGAELFVNPEVIQSQDLSHLAGLGGLSNGENQKSGGPLPTLYRARAFLRQSFALGGAESRVDAGPNQVAGTVASRRLVLTAGNFAVADVFDQNALAHDPRTQFLNWSLMGYGASDYAADVRGYTVGLALEWYWDAWAVRAGRFAQPEESNGLPLDLDLWRHYGDVLEVEHAHELFGQPGKVRVTGFHNRARMGAFRDALAYAAAHGGPPSVADVRREQSKYALGIGLEQGLLEDVAAFARYSLNDGRTETYAFAEIERSFTAGVVVKGRPWRREGDTLGVAVAVNGLSDDHRDYLAAGGTGFLIGDGRLNARTEQIVEAYYSLRAFPGLWFTADAQHIANPAYNADRGPVNIVGCRVHVEY; encoded by the coding sequence ATGCCGACCCGCCCTCCGCGCCTCCTCGGCGCCGCCCTCCTCCTCGCCTCGCTCCTCGCCCCCCTCGCCGCCCTCGCCGAGCCCTCGCCCGTCGGCGAGCGGCCCGCGCTCGGCCAGGGCGCGCCCGCTCCGGCCGCCGGCGAGCCCTCCCCCTGGACCGCGAGCTTCCAGAGCACCTACGTCCTGCAGCGGAAGGCCGGCTTCCAGGCCGCCTACACCGGGCCGAACAGCCTCGTGACCGCGCCGGAGACCGGCTACACGCTCACCGCCACGCTCTTCCTCGGCGTGCGCCCGTGGCCGGGGGCCGAGCTCTTCGTGAACCCGGAGGTGATCCAGAGCCAGGACCTGTCGCACCTCGCCGGCCTCGGCGGGCTCTCGAACGGCGAGAACCAGAAGTCGGGCGGCCCGCTGCCGACGCTCTACCGGGCGCGGGCGTTCCTGCGCCAGAGCTTCGCGCTCGGCGGCGCCGAGTCGCGCGTGGACGCCGGGCCGAACCAGGTCGCGGGGACCGTGGCGAGCCGGCGGCTCGTCCTCACCGCCGGCAACTTCGCCGTGGCCGACGTCTTCGACCAGAACGCGCTCGCGCACGATCCCCGCACCCAGTTCCTCAACTGGTCGCTCATGGGCTACGGCGCCTCGGACTACGCCGCCGACGTGCGCGGCTACACGGTGGGGCTCGCGCTCGAGTGGTACTGGGACGCCTGGGCCGTCCGCGCCGGGCGCTTCGCGCAGCCGGAGGAGTCGAACGGGCTGCCGCTCGACCTCGACCTCTGGCGCCACTACGGCGACGTGCTGGAGGTGGAGCACGCGCACGAGCTGTTCGGCCAGCCGGGGAAGGTGCGCGTCACCGGCTTCCACAACCGGGCGCGCATGGGCGCCTTCCGGGACGCGCTCGCCTACGCCGCGGCGCACGGCGGGCCGCCCTCGGTCGCCGACGTGCGGCGGGAGCAGTCGAAGTACGCGCTCGGGATCGGCCTCGAGCAGGGGCTCCTCGAGGACGTCGCCGCCTTCGCCCGCTACAGCCTCAACGACGGCCGCACCGAGACCTACGCCTTCGCCGAGATCGAGCGGTCCTTCACGGCGGGCGTGGTGGTGAAGGGGCGCCCCTGGCGGCGCGAGGGCGACACCCTCGGCGTGGCGGTCGCCGTGAACGGCCTCTCCGACGACCACCGCGACTACCTCGCCGCGGGCGGCACCGGCTTCCTCATCGGCGACGGGCGGCTCAACGCCCGGACCGAGCAGATCGTCGAGGCCTACTACAGCCTGCGCGCCTTCCCGGGGCTCTGGTTCACGGCGGACGCCCAGCACATCGCCAACCCGGCCTACAACGCCGACCGCGGGCCGGTGAACATCGTGGGGTGCCGGGTGCACGTGGAGTACTAG
- a CDS encoding methyltransferase domain-containing protein yields the protein MSRTAAERPSQTDDDAGLDAAVERALAGARGAVFTPPAEARLLAALGLAHAAARRGGPPPADGLAALLGLAPASAPLAAALDGLAVLDPACGAGALLAAAARLAGAAGARLRLHGIEIAPEAAEACRRRLEGHEDPPSIRCADALAVPWPAADLVLMNPPFLRHESLSPAEKARAGARTGLSRQADLSAHFALVALRHAPVAALVWPRALSSARSAAPLAAEARARGGFALTLRSRASGSFAASVDTALAVWVEGAEAGPSAEAAVALGALEDGALRDALRGLSTRRLTLRRPPRPAPRGAVTVGDVAQVRFGLKSGCNAFFHLEPLGAGRYRSPLAGEVSLDPADAPPLLASLKEATAPARAAPVRVLFRPAGEPGPLARAYLARGEALGVADRATCRGRAPWWGLSPGRPPAPVLYPAKVGARAFAFLNREGWCEDKKWLAVFPRAAEPALIAALLGATPIRLAVDEAARQLTGAQAIADVDQGVLARAPFPRPEALAPLAAEVARCFEALAGDPVTTDLAAMLDRPAQRELDALAGRALGLGPRAVAEARRALRARVEARLAHAAAIREALARAGR from the coding sequence GTGAGCCGGACCGCGGCCGAGCGCCCTTCCCAGACGGACGACGACGCCGGCCTCGACGCGGCCGTGGAGCGGGCGCTCGCCGGCGCGCGCGGCGCGGTCTTCACGCCACCCGCCGAGGCCCGGCTCCTGGCCGCGCTCGGGCTGGCCCACGCCGCGGCCCGGCGCGGCGGGCCGCCGCCCGCGGACGGGCTCGCCGCGCTGCTCGGCCTCGCGCCCGCCTCGGCCCCCCTCGCCGCGGCGCTCGACGGCCTCGCGGTGCTCGACCCGGCCTGCGGCGCCGGCGCGCTCCTCGCCGCCGCCGCCAGGCTCGCCGGCGCGGCGGGCGCGAGGCTCCGGCTGCACGGCATCGAGATCGCGCCGGAGGCGGCGGAGGCGTGCCGACGCCGGCTGGAGGGCCACGAGGACCCGCCCTCCATCCGCTGCGCCGACGCCCTCGCCGTGCCCTGGCCCGCCGCCGACCTGGTCCTCATGAACCCGCCCTTCCTGCGGCACGAGTCGCTCTCTCCCGCGGAGAAGGCGCGCGCCGGGGCGAGGACCGGGCTCTCGCGGCAGGCCGACCTGTCGGCCCACTTCGCGCTGGTGGCGCTCCGGCACGCGCCGGTCGCGGCGCTGGTCTGGCCCCGCGCCCTCTCGAGCGCCCGCTCCGCCGCGCCGCTCGCGGCCGAGGCCCGCGCCCGCGGCGGCTTCGCCCTCACGCTCCGCTCGCGCGCGTCCGGCAGCTTCGCCGCCTCGGTGGACACCGCGCTCGCGGTCTGGGTGGAGGGGGCCGAGGCCGGGCCGTCCGCGGAGGCCGCGGTGGCGCTCGGCGCGCTCGAGGACGGCGCGCTCCGCGACGCGCTCCGCGGCCTCTCCACCCGCCGCCTCACGCTGCGCCGCCCGCCGCGGCCGGCGCCCCGGGGCGCGGTGACCGTCGGCGACGTCGCCCAGGTCCGCTTCGGGCTCAAGTCGGGCTGCAACGCCTTCTTCCACCTCGAGCCGCTCGGCGCCGGCCGCTACCGGAGCCCGCTCGCCGGCGAGGTCTCGCTCGATCCGGCCGACGCGCCGCCGCTCCTCGCCAGCCTCAAGGAGGCCACCGCCCCCGCCCGCGCCGCGCCCGTCCGCGTCCTCTTCCGTCCCGCCGGCGAGCCGGGACCGCTCGCCCGCGCCTACCTCGCCCGCGGCGAGGCCCTCGGCGTGGCCGACCGGGCCACCTGCCGCGGCCGCGCGCCCTGGTGGGGCCTCTCGCCGGGCCGTCCCCCCGCGCCGGTGCTCTACCCGGCGAAGGTGGGCGCCCGCGCCTTCGCCTTCCTCAACCGCGAGGGCTGGTGCGAGGACAAGAAGTGGCTCGCCGTCTTCCCGCGGGCGGCGGAGCCGGCGCTGATCGCCGCGCTGCTCGGCGCCACGCCCATCCGGCTCGCGGTGGACGAGGCGGCCCGCCAGCTCACCGGAGCGCAGGCGATCGCCGACGTGGACCAGGGGGTGCTCGCGCGCGCGCCGTTCCCGCGGCCGGAGGCGCTCGCGCCGCTCGCCGCCGAGGTGGCGCGCTGCTTCGAGGCGCTGGCCGGGGACCCGGTCACGACCGACCTCGCCGCCATGCTCGACCGCCCCGCGCAGCGCGAGCTCGACGCCCTCGCCGGCCGCGCCCTCGGCCTCGGGCCCCGCGCGGTCGCCGAGGCCCGGAGAGCCCTGCGGGCGCGCGTCGAGGCGCGGCTCGCGCACGCCGCCGCGATCCGGGAGGCGCTGGCGCGGGCGGGGCGGTGA
- the dacB gene encoding D-alanyl-D-alanine carboxypeptidase/D-alanyl-D-alanine endopeptidase, with product MSTVPLRPAAVAALALALALPASAAAPAAPAVPAAPADRPPAAAPAAASALQGEGAAQLAQALTRILGTSALRRTRTGVAVVSLDSGQLLFARNADDLFNPASNVKLFTAAAALARLGPEFRFETEFYAEPGAAETVRALYVRGKGDPSMVTERLYAIAGELAHRGIRTVKGDLVLDDSWFDEQREGPGYDQEHGDRAYLAPTGALSLNFNAVAIHVAGGPKPKARGRVELEPASDFFTLDNRTVTARARARRRVVPSSSLQGGLERITVTGRLPLNGGDQVFYRKIGDPTLYFGHTLKRMLELRGVRVTGQVRAGRVPPAARLVYLAQSDELAEIVRTLQKHSNNFIAEQLVKTLGAQVKGAPGSWPKGIEAIQDFLAEAGIPRGGYQMRNGSGLNDANRFTARQTVTLLGAMWRRFPLAAEYVGALPVAGKDGTIRWRMWGTDAVGRLRAKTGTLDGVRSLSGYVETAAHEHLAFAIFVNDFPGRTHAVVRGVDALGAALAGAGRPSELGAAVALAEAPAAAEELSEPEARARVARYQELGRAGDPRNLPELRTAFAAERDPALRLAAAEAIFLSDTASGSGRRALLDAAAVDARAGFPRLRALTTPEVPAPLVGSLADLAAEGEAEPMERLLALAPETSASPALAEAYADALAEVGRTAPDELLFALLAAEPAAADAGLAALARGLARDGDEEHPFPAALRRALADPNPTRAARAVALSARLDERRKVQAAPALSPLPAGDAARPVPIPPAAGR from the coding sequence GTGTCCACCGTCCCGCTCCGACCCGCCGCGGTCGCCGCCCTCGCCCTCGCCCTCGCCCTCCCCGCCTCGGCCGCCGCGCCGGCCGCTCCCGCCGTTCCCGCCGCCCCGGCCGACCGCCCGCCCGCCGCCGCGCCAGCGGCCGCCTCCGCGCTCCAGGGCGAGGGCGCCGCGCAGCTCGCCCAGGCGCTCACGCGGATCCTCGGCACGAGCGCGCTGCGCCGGACCCGCACCGGCGTCGCGGTCGTCTCCCTCGACTCGGGCCAGCTCCTCTTCGCGCGGAACGCCGACGACCTCTTCAACCCCGCGTCGAACGTGAAGCTCTTCACCGCGGCCGCGGCGCTGGCGCGGCTCGGCCCCGAGTTCCGCTTCGAGACCGAGTTCTACGCCGAGCCCGGCGCCGCCGAGACGGTGCGCGCCCTCTACGTCCGCGGCAAGGGCGACCCCTCGATGGTGACCGAGCGGCTCTACGCCATCGCCGGCGAGCTGGCCCACCGCGGGATCCGCACGGTGAAGGGCGACCTCGTCCTCGACGACTCCTGGTTCGACGAGCAGCGCGAGGGGCCCGGCTACGACCAGGAGCACGGGGACCGTGCCTACCTCGCGCCCACCGGCGCGCTCTCGCTCAACTTCAACGCCGTCGCCATCCACGTGGCGGGCGGGCCGAAGCCGAAGGCGCGGGGCCGGGTGGAGCTCGAGCCGGCGAGCGACTTCTTCACGCTCGACAACCGCACCGTCACCGCGCGGGCGCGCGCCCGGCGCCGGGTGGTCCCCTCCTCGAGCCTGCAGGGCGGGCTCGAGCGGATCACGGTCACCGGGCGCCTGCCGCTCAACGGCGGCGACCAGGTCTTCTACCGGAAGATCGGCGACCCGACCCTCTACTTCGGCCACACCCTCAAGCGCATGCTGGAGCTCCGCGGCGTCCGCGTCACGGGCCAGGTGCGGGCCGGCCGCGTGCCCCCGGCGGCGCGGCTCGTCTACCTCGCCCAGTCCGACGAGCTCGCCGAGATCGTGCGCACGCTCCAGAAGCACTCGAACAACTTCATCGCCGAGCAGCTCGTGAAGACGCTGGGGGCGCAGGTGAAGGGCGCTCCGGGCTCGTGGCCCAAGGGGATCGAGGCCATCCAGGACTTCCTCGCCGAGGCGGGCATCCCGCGCGGCGGGTACCAGATGCGCAACGGCTCGGGCCTGAACGACGCCAACCGCTTCACCGCCCGCCAGACCGTCACCCTGCTCGGCGCGATGTGGCGCCGCTTCCCCCTCGCCGCCGAGTACGTCGGCGCGCTCCCGGTGGCCGGCAAGGACGGCACCATCCGCTGGCGGATGTGGGGCACCGACGCGGTCGGCCGCCTGCGCGCCAAGACCGGCACCCTCGACGGCGTCCGCAGCCTCTCCGGCTACGTGGAGACCGCCGCGCACGAGCACCTCGCCTTCGCCATCTTCGTGAACGACTTCCCCGGCCGCACCCACGCGGTGGTGCGGGGCGTGGACGCGCTCGGCGCGGCGCTCGCCGGCGCCGGCCGGCCCTCGGAGCTCGGCGCGGCGGTGGCCCTGGCGGAGGCGCCCGCGGCGGCGGAGGAGCTGTCCGAGCCCGAGGCCCGGGCGCGCGTGGCCCGCTACCAGGAGCTCGGTCGCGCCGGCGATCCGCGCAACCTGCCGGAGCTCCGCACGGCGTTCGCCGCCGAGCGCGATCCGGCGCTCCGGCTCGCCGCCGCCGAGGCCATCTTCCTGTCGGACACCGCCTCCGGCTCCGGGCGCCGCGCGCTCCTCGACGCGGCGGCCGTGGACGCCCGCGCGGGCTTCCCCCGCCTGCGGGCGCTCACCACCCCGGAGGTGCCGGCGCCGCTCGTGGGCTCGCTCGCCGACCTCGCCGCCGAGGGGGAGGCGGAGCCGATGGAGCGGCTCCTGGCGCTCGCGCCCGAGACCTCGGCCTCGCCCGCGCTCGCCGAGGCCTACGCCGATGCGCTCGCCGAGGTGGGCCGGACCGCGCCGGACGAGCTGCTCTTCGCCCTGCTCGCGGCCGAGCCGGCCGCCGCCGACGCCGGGCTGGCGGCGCTGGCGCGAGGGCTCGCGCGCGACGGCGACGAGGAGCACCCGTTCCCGGCCGCGCTGCGCCGCGCCCTCGCCGACCCGAACCCGACCCGGGCCGCCCGCGCCGTGGCCCTCTCGGCCCGCCTCGACGAGCGGAGGAAGGTCCAGGCGGCGCCCGCGCTCTCGCCGCTCCCGGCGGGCGACGCCGCCCGGCCGGTGCCCATCCCCCCGGCCGCCGGCAGGTGA